In the genome of Cryptomeria japonica chromosome 8, Sugi_1.0, whole genome shotgun sequence, one region contains:
- the LOC131055884 gene encoding uncharacterized protein LOC131055884 isoform X1 encodes MDQKIDIQALVAHHHMSQAGNNDIRSQHLVSTSTLRRKSADIRLVGRHSEVYEPCDDSFALVDALLADRVHLEEAQPSLCLELGCGSGYVITSLALMLGQETGIQYLATDISSAATEVTHKTLAAHGVHADVILADLASGLDKRLAGIVDVLVVNPPYVPTSEEEVGGDGVTAAWAGGENGRTVIDRILALADILLSSKGWFYLVTLTANNPSEICLIMKQKGFASRIIVQRSTEEESLHVLKFWRDPSEITTDIGTSPPQSLTRRLSRLAFWKNS; translated from the exons ATGGACCAGAAAATAGATATACAAGCTCTTGTTGCTCATCACCATATGTCTCAAGCTGGCAACAATGACATCAGAAGCCAGCATCTG GTTTCTACATCTACCCTACGTCGGAAGAGTGCAGATATTCGTCTTGTCGGACGACACTCAGAGGTCTATGAACCATGCGACGATTCATTTGCACTTGTTGATGCCCTACTTGCAGATCGGGTTCACCTTGAGGAAGCTCAGCCAAGCTTGTGTCTAGAACTTGGGTGTGGGAGTGGATATGTAATTACATCCTTGGCACTTATGCTTGGGCAGGAAACTGGGATTCAATATCTTGCTACAGACATTAGTTCGGCTGCAACTGAGGTGACACACAAGACATTAGCAGCTCATGGTGTACATGCAGATGTAATTTTGGCTGATCTTGCATCAGGTCTGGACAAGCGTTTAGCTGGAATTGTCGATGTACTTGTTGTCAATCCCCCTTATGTACCCACTTCAGAGGAGGAGGTTGGTGGTGACGGAGTCACTGCTGCATGGGCTGGTGGTGAGAATGGTCGGACTGTCATAGACAGGATACTGGCACTTGCAGACATCCTCTTATCAAGCAAAGGTTGGTTTTATCTTGTCACGTTAACTGCCAATAACCCTTCCGAAATTTGTTTAATTATGAAACAAAAGGGGTTTGCATCTCGAATTATAGTTCAGAGGTCTACAGAGGAAGAAAGCCTTCATGTGCTTAAGTTCTGGCGTGACCCTTCTGAAATTACAACTGACATTGGAACAAGCCCACCTCAATCTTTGACTCGTCGTCTTTCTCGCCTGGCATTTTGGAAGAATAGCTGA
- the LOC131055884 gene encoding uncharacterized protein LOC131055884 isoform X2 has protein sequence MVNVHRTEVSTSTLRRKSADIRLVGRHSEVYEPCDDSFALVDALLADRVHLEEAQPSLCLELGCGSGYVITSLALMLGQETGIQYLATDISSAATEVTHKTLAAHGVHADVILADLASGLDKRLAGIVDVLVVNPPYVPTSEEEVGGDGVTAAWAGGENGRTVIDRILALADILLSSKGWFYLVTLTANNPSEICLIMKQKGFASRIIVQRSTEEESLHVLKFWRDPSEITTDIGTSPPQSLTRRLSRLAFWKNS, from the coding sequence GTTTCTACATCTACCCTACGTCGGAAGAGTGCAGATATTCGTCTTGTCGGACGACACTCAGAGGTCTATGAACCATGCGACGATTCATTTGCACTTGTTGATGCCCTACTTGCAGATCGGGTTCACCTTGAGGAAGCTCAGCCAAGCTTGTGTCTAGAACTTGGGTGTGGGAGTGGATATGTAATTACATCCTTGGCACTTATGCTTGGGCAGGAAACTGGGATTCAATATCTTGCTACAGACATTAGTTCGGCTGCAACTGAGGTGACACACAAGACATTAGCAGCTCATGGTGTACATGCAGATGTAATTTTGGCTGATCTTGCATCAGGTCTGGACAAGCGTTTAGCTGGAATTGTCGATGTACTTGTTGTCAATCCCCCTTATGTACCCACTTCAGAGGAGGAGGTTGGTGGTGACGGAGTCACTGCTGCATGGGCTGGTGGTGAGAATGGTCGGACTGTCATAGACAGGATACTGGCACTTGCAGACATCCTCTTATCAAGCAAAGGTTGGTTTTATCTTGTCACGTTAACTGCCAATAACCCTTCCGAAATTTGTTTAATTATGAAACAAAAGGGGTTTGCATCTCGAATTATAGTTCAGAGGTCTACAGAGGAAGAAAGCCTTCATGTGCTTAAGTTCTGGCGTGACCCTTCTGAAATTACAACTGACATTGGAACAAGCCCACCTCAATCTTTGACTCGTCGTCTTTCTCGCCTGGCATTTTGGAAGAATAGCTGA